One region of Marivirga arenosa genomic DNA includes:
- a CDS encoding SiaB family protein kinase: MLDTLNKFKNLKESEELLLAYQGNITDSLTNNLLTLAENKLAMVEYNSRTKKKVFNILVEVLQNIYHNEGELKNADEKFHEILIMVVKGPTTYEITSGNYIQQSISDPLKKRIQEINQLSNDELREKYRNRLDEGVFSDKGRAGLGIMDMVRKSGQPLEYGFQSINNDYSYFSLQVNIKH; the protein is encoded by the coding sequence GTTAGATACCTTAAATAAATTTAAAAATCTTAAAGAGAGTGAGGAGTTATTGTTAGCCTATCAGGGAAATATTACTGATAGCCTAACTAATAACTTATTAACCTTGGCTGAAAATAAATTGGCAATGGTTGAGTATAATTCACGCACTAAAAAGAAGGTTTTTAATATTTTAGTAGAGGTACTTCAAAACATTTATCATAATGAGGGAGAATTAAAAAATGCAGATGAAAAATTCCATGAGATATTAATTATGGTAGTAAAAGGACCTACCACTTATGAAATTACATCTGGAAATTACATCCAGCAATCTATTTCAGATCCCCTTAAAAAACGTATTCAGGAAATTAATCAGCTCTCGAACGATGAATTGAGGGAAAAATATCGTAATAGATTGGATGAAGGAGTCTTTTCTGATAAAGGAAGGGCTGGCCTTGGTATAATGGATATGGTGAGAAAATCTGGTCAACCCTTAGAATATGGTTTTCAATCCATCAATAATGATTATTCTTATTTTAGTTTACAAGTAAACATTAAACATTAA
- a CDS encoding PorP/SprF family type IX secretion system membrane protein, producing the protein MLKTRNLHIIQYTAIVLMVAILLNPYQVKAQDFQFSQYHESPLYLNPAFTGLGKMHRITLNSRVQWPSLPKAYVTNALAYDYNMDYLSSGFGLMLTRDVAGSGNLGNTNASFLYSYRIGIADKLVLSTGLQFAYNFTGLNQNGLTLGDQLLDNRGISFDSELSNIQNIQYFDFAGGVLLYGKSLWAGLALHHLTQPEISLIGDSNPLRMKISAHGGIRIPLYRGSTKLEYLSSIAPSFVYKRQGINDQLDLGINWHYDPISAGLWYRGVPLGKTTPNESLYDRDALIFKFGLLFPDFQVGYSYDFTISDLGGASGGAHEISIIFDFEAKLAKKRKKQFLPCPTF; encoded by the coding sequence TTTACATATCATACAATATACTGCAATTGTTTTAATGGTTGCGATATTGCTTAATCCTTATCAGGTTAAAGCGCAGGATTTTCAATTTTCGCAATATCATGAATCACCCTTATATTTAAATCCTGCATTTACAGGTTTGGGTAAAATGCACAGAATCACATTAAACTCACGTGTTCAATGGCCTAGTTTACCAAAAGCATACGTTACCAATGCTTTAGCCTACGATTACAATATGGACTATCTAAGCAGTGGATTTGGCTTAATGCTAACACGAGATGTTGCAGGATCTGGAAACTTAGGTAATACAAATGCAAGCTTTTTATATTCCTATAGAATTGGCATTGCTGATAAGTTAGTTTTAAGTACTGGCCTACAATTTGCTTATAACTTCACAGGGTTAAATCAAAATGGCTTAACTTTAGGAGATCAATTATTGGATAATAGAGGCATATCATTTGATTCCGAATTGTCTAATATTCAAAACATTCAATATTTTGATTTTGCTGGTGGAGTGCTTTTGTATGGCAAATCCTTATGGGCTGGTTTGGCGCTACATCATTTAACGCAACCTGAAATCTCCTTAATAGGAGATTCAAATCCATTAAGAATGAAAATTAGTGCCCATGGAGGAATTAGAATCCCTTTATATAGAGGATCAACAAAGTTAGAGTACCTGTCGAGTATTGCTCCTTCATTTGTTTATAAAAGGCAAGGCATAAATGATCAGCTTGATCTGGGAATAAATTGGCATTACGATCCTATTTCAGCAGGGCTTTGGTACAGAGGAGTACCACTTGGTAAAACTACTCCTAATGAAAGTTTATACGATAGAGATGCTCTTATATTTAAATTTGGATTGCTTTTCCCTGATTTTCAAGTGGGATATAGTTATGATTTCACCATATCAGATTTAGGAGGTGCTTCAGGTGGGGCGCATGAGATTTCTATAATTTTTGATTTCGAAGCTAAGTTGGCAAAGAAAAGGAAAAAACAGTTTTTACCTTGCCCAACCTTTTAA
- a CDS encoding DUF1987 domain-containing protein yields MDAYFLEATPKTPKLDFNPDADTFLISGRSIPENSIEFYRPLLDWLDNYVQNPLDSTNFEVKLEYFNTSSSKCLVEIFRKLEKIKEAGKDIAIDWYYEEEDEDMEESGEDFKQIIKVPFKMVEIKA; encoded by the coding sequence ATGGATGCATATTTTTTAGAGGCTACACCCAAAACCCCAAAACTTGACTTTAATCCCGATGCGGATACATTTTTAATATCGGGAAGATCTATTCCTGAGAATTCTATCGAGTTTTATAGACCGTTGCTCGATTGGTTAGATAATTATGTTCAAAATCCGCTTGATTCTACTAATTTTGAAGTTAAATTGGAATACTTCAATACAAGTTCATCTAAGTGCTTAGTAGAGATCTTTAGAAAATTAGAAAAAATTAAAGAAGCTGGAAAAGATATAGCCATTGATTGGTATTACGAAGAAGAAGATGAGGATATGGAAGAATCTGGAGAGGACTTTAAACAGATAATTAAGGTGCCCTTTAAAATGGTCGAGATTAAAGCTTAA